The following are from one region of the Carassius gibelio isolate Cgi1373 ecotype wild population from Czech Republic chromosome A13, carGib1.2-hapl.c, whole genome shotgun sequence genome:
- the fgf8a gene encoding fibroblast growth factor 8 isoform X1, with amino-acid sequence MRLIPSRLSYLFLHLFAFCYYAQVTIQSSPNFTQHVSEQSKVTDRVSRRLIRTYQLYSRTSGKHVQVLANKKINAMAEDGDSHAKLIVETDTFGSRVRIKGAETGFYICMNRRGKLIGKRNGQGKDCIFSEIVLENNYTALQNVKYEGWYMAFTRKGRPRKGSKTRQHQREVHFMKRLPKGHQIAEHRPFDFINYPFNRRTKRTRSSGER; translated from the exons ATGAGACTCATTCCATCACGACTGAGTTATCT ATTTCTTCACCTCTTTGCGTTTTGCTACTATGCTCAG GTAACCATTCAGTCCTCGCCTAATTTTACACAGCATGTGAGTGAGCAAAGTAAGGTGACGGACCGGGTCAGCCGTAGACTAATCCGGACCTACCAGCTTTACAGTCGAACCAGTGGCAAACACGTGCAAGTTCTGGCCAACAAGAAAATCAACGCCATGGCCGAGGATGGTGACTCTCATG ccaAGCTCATAGTGGAGACGGATACATTTGGGAGTCGAGTTCGAATTAAAGGAGCTGAAACGGGATTCTACATCTGCATGAACAGGAGAGGGAAACTGATTGGCAAG AGAAACGGTCAGGGGAAAGACTGCATTTTCTCAGAGATAGTCTTGGAGAACAATTACACTGCTCTACAGAATGTGAAGTATGAAGGCTGGTACATGGCCTTCACACGCAAAGGCAGACCCCGCAAGGGCTCCAAAACCAGGCAACATCAGCGGGAAGTCCACTTCATGAAGAGGCTGCCCAAAGGACACCAAATCGCAGAGCACAGACCCTTTGATTTCATCAACTACCCTTTCAACAGACGGACTAAACGCACCCGCTCCTCAGGAGAGCGTTGA
- the fgf8a gene encoding fibroblast growth factor 8 isoform X2 yields the protein MRLIPSRLSYLFLHLFAFCYYAQHVSEQSKVTDRVSRRLIRTYQLYSRTSGKHVQVLANKKINAMAEDGDSHAKLIVETDTFGSRVRIKGAETGFYICMNRRGKLIGKRNGQGKDCIFSEIVLENNYTALQNVKYEGWYMAFTRKGRPRKGSKTRQHQREVHFMKRLPKGHQIAEHRPFDFINYPFNRRTKRTRSSGER from the exons ATGAGACTCATTCCATCACGACTGAGTTATCT ATTTCTTCACCTCTTTGCGTTTTGCTACTATGCTCAG CATGTGAGTGAGCAAAGTAAGGTGACGGACCGGGTCAGCCGTAGACTAATCCGGACCTACCAGCTTTACAGTCGAACCAGTGGCAAACACGTGCAAGTTCTGGCCAACAAGAAAATCAACGCCATGGCCGAGGATGGTGACTCTCATG ccaAGCTCATAGTGGAGACGGATACATTTGGGAGTCGAGTTCGAATTAAAGGAGCTGAAACGGGATTCTACATCTGCATGAACAGGAGAGGGAAACTGATTGGCAAG AGAAACGGTCAGGGGAAAGACTGCATTTTCTCAGAGATAGTCTTGGAGAACAATTACACTGCTCTACAGAATGTGAAGTATGAAGGCTGGTACATGGCCTTCACACGCAAAGGCAGACCCCGCAAGGGCTCCAAAACCAGGCAACATCAGCGGGAAGTCCACTTCATGAAGAGGCTGCCCAAAGGACACCAAATCGCAGAGCACAGACCCTTTGATTTCATCAACTACCCTTTCAACAGACGGACTAAACGCACCCGCTCCTCAGGAGAGCGTTGA